A portion of the Gossypium arboreum isolate Shixiya-1 chromosome 8, ASM2569848v2, whole genome shotgun sequence genome contains these proteins:
- the LOC108468496 gene encoding uncharacterized protein LOC108468496 produces the protein MLPKIKVFRWRIGLDILPTYVNIGHIRHNFSTTFLRCKNNEESLIHALKKCPKVCETLIIGGLNNRLLDGNYVRCTDWLEDILRELDSNTAADFFTLLWNYWNNMNKMGNDDPAMMVWERAQILSNEFRIFNLNEPSVIRPTLVCKGWRKHPKDFIKINVDATVLNRNVGYGAIVRDANGFVIAGCYIFENKAIDVVWAELKALTLGLKLALRLNITKIIMESNNATLINTIKTAIRMPLSWAAV, from the coding sequence ATGCTTCCTAAGATTAAAGTGTTTAGATGGAGAATCGGTCTTGATATCTTACCCACGTACGTCAATATTGGTCACATCCGCCATAATTTCTCTACAACTTTTCTGAGATGTAAGAACAATGAAGAGTCTCTTATTCATGCTTTGAAAAAATGCCCGAAAGTTTGTGAAACCCTTATTATCGGAGGCTTAAACAATAGGCTTCTTGACGGTAATTATGTTCGCTGCACCGACTGGTTGGAAGATATCCTGCGCGAGCTCGATTCCAATACTGCTGCTGACTTCTTCACGCTTCTTTGGAACTACTGGAACAACATGAACAAGATGGGCAATGATGATCCTGCTATGATGGTATGGGAAAGGGCACAGATTCTTAGTAACGAATTTAGAATTTTCAACTTGAATGAACCCTCTGTAATTCGACCTACCCTGGTGTGTAAAGGTTGGAGAAAACATCCCAaagattttattaaaattaatgtgGATGCAACAGTATTAAATAGGAATGTCGGCTACGGGGCTATTGTGAGAGACGCTAATGGGTTTGTGATTGCTGGATGCTATATCTTTGAAAATAAGGCCATCGATGTTGTGTGGGCGGAACTGAAAGCATTGACTTTGGGGTTGAAGTTGGCCTTAAGATTAAATATAACCAAGATTATTATGGAGTCTAATAATGCTACTCTTATCAATACAATCAAAACAGCGATAAGGATGCCACTATCTTGGGCTGCTGTCTGA